A region of Thiofilum sp. DNA encodes the following proteins:
- a CDS encoding M91 family zinc metallopeptidase — translation MSYLTSSAIPLLSGRLGMPLYLSTGSRVNNPTPFIAPPFNPQASAELLAAQYSSAIQQPNYAAPTRPVLLPVRTNGLQPSVFPVFGYTALPSRGASPVGASKLRVANELAPALQKIQTNPYGSTILNQILSNPRLNSLTIQTHPQPSALRQQSGITPTASTSVSFNSLGGVDATITMDANMLVKIMTKDGGSLVVDADNVLFHELAHVQLELNNEAIRTTKDTWSRSAELVATEYESNYGGYDRDYYRPGTYTFWG, via the coding sequence ATGAGTTATCTTACCAGTAGCGCCATTCCTCTGTTATCGGGTCGTTTGGGTATGCCCTTGTATTTGAGTACAGGGTCACGAGTTAATAATCCAACGCCTTTTATAGCGCCACCTTTCAATCCCCAAGCAAGCGCTGAGCTATTAGCCGCTCAGTATAGTTCAGCGATTCAACAACCTAATTATGCAGCGCCTACTCGCCCCGTACTCCTGCCCGTGCGTACCAATGGCTTACAGCCTAGTGTATTTCCGGTGTTTGGTTATACCGCTTTGCCTAGCAGGGGAGCGAGTCCAGTAGGAGCTAGTAAATTAAGAGTAGCGAATGAATTAGCGCCCGCCCTACAAAAAATTCAAACTAATCCCTATGGCAGTACGATTCTGAATCAAATATTGAGTAACCCGCGTTTAAATTCGCTAACTATTCAAACTCATCCCCAACCCTCGGCACTACGTCAGCAATCAGGCATTACGCCGACGGCTTCTACCTCAGTGAGTTTTAATAGTCTGGGGGGCGTCGATGCTACCATTACGATGGATGCGAATATGCTAGTCAAAATCATGACCAAAGACGGAGGGTCTTTAGTGGTGGACGCGGACAATGTGCTATTTCATGAGTTGGCGCATGTGCAATTAGAGCTAAATAATGAGGCGATTCGCACTACTAAGGATACGTGGTCGCGCAGTGCTGAGTTGGTAGCGACCGAGTATGAAAGTAATTACGGCGGCTATGATCGTGATTATTACCGTCCGGGGACTTATACCTTTTGGGGTTAA
- a CDS encoding LysR family transcriptional regulator, which produces MELNELALFVKVVQLGSFTQAAEALGLQKAYVSRVITQLETKLAVRLLERTTRSLSLTEIGREVYERAIGILGAVEETKQLTQQLTSEPRGVLRLTCGIEFGLLAVSAWMQGYLKRYPAVSIEADWTGRVVDLVHEGFDIAIRIGPLPDSSLVARRLGWIHYGLFVSRDYLAQQPIPITLATLEQYPRLVFSGGRIHEQWELVKGNERLVVNNPARLAVNNYFALREATLNGLGIALLPLLMAKPYVEQGQLLALLPEWTAEPMPVHALYASNRYLTPKVRAFIDYALEQFPR; this is translated from the coding sequence ATGGAACTCAACGAACTCGCTCTTTTTGTCAAAGTGGTGCAACTAGGTAGCTTTACTCAAGCGGCTGAAGCATTAGGCTTACAAAAAGCATATGTCTCGCGTGTCATTACCCAACTAGAAACCAAGCTTGCCGTGCGTTTATTAGAGCGAACCACGCGCTCGTTGTCCCTCACTGAAATTGGGCGCGAGGTGTATGAAAGAGCTATCGGTATTTTGGGTGCAGTAGAAGAGACTAAACAGCTTACCCAACAATTGACCAGTGAGCCGCGTGGAGTATTACGTTTAACCTGCGGCATAGAGTTTGGTCTATTAGCAGTCAGTGCGTGGATGCAGGGCTATTTAAAGCGTTATCCGGCGGTCAGTATTGAAGCCGATTGGACAGGACGTGTGGTGGATTTAGTGCATGAAGGTTTTGATATTGCCATTCGTATTGGACCCTTACCCGATTCTAGTTTAGTAGCACGGCGTTTGGGATGGATTCACTATGGTTTATTTGTTAGTCGCGATTATTTAGCCCAGCAACCTATACCCATAACGTTAGCAACGCTGGAGCAGTATCCGCGCCTAGTGTTTAGTGGGGGGCGTATTCATGAGCAATGGGAGCTAGTCAAAGGTAATGAGCGGCTAGTAGTGAACAATCCTGCACGATTAGCGGTGAATAATTATTTTGCTTTGCGTGAGGCGACTTTAAATGGCTTGGGGATTGCGCTTTTGCCTTTATTAATGGCTAAGCCCTATGTCGAACAAGGGCAGTTGCTTGCGCTATTACCCGAATGGACTGCCGAACCTATGCCCGTGCATGCACTCTATGCCAGTAATCGTTATCTCACCCCTAAGGTAAGAGCGTTTATTGATTATGCACTAGAGCAGTTTCCTCGCTAA
- a CDS encoding type 1 glutamine amidotransferase domain-containing protein has product MQRRTFLTTLAALTLASQTLFSTAVSAESAPAPKGKVLLVASSPAKASNGWPVGVWAAEITHPYDELTHAGYQVDIVSTKGGDLELDAYSDPRHESGYSAADIVSLGFLTSPKHAALLKNTPALASVKADQYDALIVAGGQAPMYTFRDDKTLQDLIRTFYESSKPTAALCHGVASLVDIKLSSGEYLLKGKKVTGFSLAEDQFAEQAVGAKLFDWYVEPAMKERGANYVQGGMWADFAVNDGHLITGQQQHSGRSVARLVMQQLAK; this is encoded by the coding sequence ATGCAACGCCGTACTTTTCTAACCACGCTGGCTGCTTTAACGCTAGCAAGTCAAACCCTATTCAGTACTGCTGTTAGTGCTGAGAGTGCACCTGCTCCCAAGGGTAAAGTGTTATTAGTGGCGTCTAGCCCTGCTAAAGCCTCGAATGGTTGGCCCGTAGGCGTATGGGCGGCAGAGATTACTCATCCTTATGATGAGTTGACCCATGCAGGTTATCAGGTAGATATAGTGAGCACTAAGGGCGGCGATTTAGAGTTAGATGCCTACTCCGATCCACGCCATGAAAGCGGTTATTCAGCGGCTGATATTGTAAGCTTGGGCTTTTTGACTTCACCTAAACATGCTGCTTTATTAAAAAATACGCCTGCACTGGCTAGTGTTAAAGCTGATCAATACGATGCACTCATCGTAGCGGGTGGGCAAGCGCCTATGTACACCTTCCGTGATGATAAAACCTTACAGGATTTAATTCGTACTTTTTATGAGTCTAGCAAACCAACGGCTGCTTTATGTCATGGTGTAGCCTCGCTAGTCGATATTAAATTATCGAGCGGTGAGTACTTGCTTAAAGGCAAAAAAGTAACGGGTTTTTCACTCGCTGAAGATCAATTCGCTGAGCAAGCTGTCGGTGCTAAATTATTTGATTGGTATGTCGAGCCTGCGATGAAAGAACGGGGCGCGAATTATGTACAAGGCGGCATGTGGGCCGATTTTGCCGTTAATGATGGTCATTTAATTACCGGACAGCAACAGCACAGTGGACGCAGTGTAGCGCGTTTAGTGATGCAACAATTAGCTAAGTAG
- a CDS encoding NADPH-dependent F420 reductase, with amino-acid sequence MKMAFIGYGNVGAPLADHLQRLGHQVTLAAKDAHSESVQKARALNPALQVAEPVSAISDAQVVFLATPFNVAGETLQTLQTVLKGKIVVDCTNPVGAGLTHGLNSTQSGSEYLQALIPDTALVKAFTIYGFENFQDNRFPDSALKPAMLYCGNDKVAKETIGQLIEQLGWQALDVGGLNQALHLEHMTLMWIKLVRLQGRSPHLVWAALER; translated from the coding sequence ATGAAAATGGCCTTTATTGGTTATGGTAATGTGGGAGCACCACTCGCGGATCACTTACAACGCTTAGGGCATCAAGTCACCTTAGCCGCTAAGGATGCTCACTCCGAATCGGTACAAAAAGCACGCGCTTTAAATCCAGCTCTACAAGTCGCTGAACCTGTGTCAGCCATCAGTGACGCACAAGTCGTCTTTCTCGCTACCCCTTTTAATGTAGCGGGTGAAACCTTACAAACGCTACAAACTGTACTCAAGGGTAAGATCGTAGTGGATTGTACTAATCCGGTCGGTGCAGGTTTAACACATGGCTTAAATAGCACCCAGTCCGGTTCGGAATATTTACAAGCATTGATTCCAGACACTGCACTGGTTAAAGCATTTACTATTTATGGCTTTGAAAACTTTCAAGATAATCGTTTTCCTGATAGTGCTTTAAAACCCGCTATGCTGTACTGCGGCAATGATAAAGTGGCTAAAGAAACTATAGGGCAACTGATTGAGCAATTAGGTTGGCAAGCCCTAGATGTAGGTGGCTTAAATCAAGCACTGCATTTGGAGCATATGACCTTAATGTGGATTAAGTTAGTTAGGCTTCAAGGGCGCTCACCTCATCTAGTATGGGCAGCGTTAGAGCGCTAA
- a CDS encoding glutamine synthetase family protein: MTPPTNPAAEVNQFLTTHPQLSQIALILTDINGIARGKFLRPRELYALYKMGRPLPSSILSLNVLGEDVDSTGLVWEVADQDCIARPIPNTLKMCPWLPNTAQVLVSMDKEAGMPAAAADPRLCLVEVVERLKADGSNPVLACELEFYLLDKAAWQQGKVVTATTPNGFNLEQTQVYGVGDLEDMRGFFADVYKYSAIQGLPAETAISEYAPAQFEITLVHRTDAVQAVDEAIQFKRLIKGVAEQHGMIACFMAKPFTERSGSGMHIHVSFTNSEGINLFSAGETETNQILLHSIGGMAATIKDAMAIFAPHANSYRRFKANSYAPTAATWGINNRTVTFRVPSNNAANRHVEHRASGADANPYLAAAAVLAGMHYGIKHKIDADKPATGNAYSDTRVLPLNWYDTLDAFEHSTFIREYLGADFQRIYSALKWEECERFNAEVSSLDHQWHLRLA; the protein is encoded by the coding sequence ATGACGCCACCGACTAACCCCGCTGCTGAAGTCAATCAATTTCTCACTACTCACCCGCAACTTAGCCAAATCGCCCTGATTTTGACCGATATTAACGGTATTGCTCGCGGTAAATTTTTGCGCCCGCGCGAGCTGTATGCGCTGTATAAAATGGGTCGTCCCTTGCCTAGCTCGATTTTGTCTTTAAATGTATTGGGTGAAGATGTGGACAGCACAGGCCTAGTCTGGGAGGTAGCCGATCAAGATTGTATTGCACGTCCTATTCCTAACACGCTGAAAATGTGTCCTTGGCTACCGAATACAGCACAGGTATTAGTCAGTATGGATAAAGAAGCGGGTATGCCTGCCGCCGCCGCAGATCCACGCTTGTGTTTGGTCGAAGTGGTGGAGCGTTTAAAGGCTGATGGTTCTAATCCCGTCCTAGCGTGTGAATTAGAGTTTTATTTACTCGATAAAGCAGCATGGCAACAAGGTAAAGTTGTAACTGCTACTACCCCTAATGGCTTTAATTTAGAGCAAACTCAAGTCTATGGGGTGGGTGATTTAGAGGATATGCGCGGCTTTTTCGCTGATGTTTATAAATACAGTGCGATTCAAGGGCTACCTGCTGAAACGGCTATTTCAGAATATGCGCCTGCACAATTTGAAATTACCCTCGTACATCGCACCGATGCCGTGCAAGCGGTGGATGAAGCCATTCAATTTAAGCGCCTCATTAAAGGTGTCGCTGAGCAGCACGGTATGATTGCGTGCTTCATGGCAAAACCCTTTACTGAACGCTCTGGTAGTGGGATGCATATTCACGTCAGTTTTACGAATAGTGAGGGCATAAATTTATTCAGTGCAGGTGAAACAGAAACAAATCAAATACTCCTCCACAGCATTGGCGGCATGGCAGCCACCATTAAGGATGCGATGGCAATCTTCGCCCCGCATGCGAATTCGTACCGACGCTTTAAAGCCAATAGCTACGCCCCGACTGCCGCCACTTGGGGCATTAATAATCGCACTGTGACCTTTAGAGTCCCAAGTAATAATGCTGCAAATCGCCATGTCGAACATCGTGCTAGTGGTGCGGATGCCAATCCCTATTTAGCGGCTGCGGCGGTATTGGCGGGTATGCATTATGGGATTAAACATAAAATCGATGCGGATAAACCCGCCACAGGTAATGCCTATAGTGATACACGAGTATTGCCGTTAAATTGGTACGATACTCTCGATGCTTTTGAACACTCGACGTTTATCCGTGAGTACTTGGGTGCTGATTTTCAAAGGATTTATAGCGCATTGAAATGGGAAGAATGTGAGCGCTTTAATGCGGAAGTGAGCAGTTTAGATCATCAATGGCATTTGCGTTTGGCTTGA